A window of Gudongella oleilytica genomic DNA:
TAAGACGCATCAGTCCTGCAAATAAAGCTGCGTAGTCGTAACATATACCCTTCCCGGAATCGATTGTATCGTCTATATTAGGAATATAATCCGCTTTCAGTGTGTTGATCTTATCAAAGTCGTAGCTAATGTTTCCGGTTATATAGGAATACACCGCACTGAGCTTTTCAGTGTCAGTCTTCTCACTTAGCCTCAATGCGTTTGAAAGCTCAGTCAGCTTCAAGGAACCGCTCCAGTAAACAGGCTGTGCCGATTCAATATATGAAGGATCTCCAATGGAATGGACACTCTCAGTACCTATAACCTGATATCTGTTTCCTTCAATATTCTTTAGTATCTTTATGGTGTATAAGCCTTCCCCCAGCTGCAATGGAATGGCTTCTCCTGCTCTTGTCAGGGGATAAACGTAGTTTTCGCCGCTCTTTTCAACCATTATTCTCATATCCGGACCATACAGAGCACTTTCTATCATTGCAGTGCCTTTTCCAGATGCGATTATATCATATGATGCGTCTCCAAAGGAGCTTGTCGAAAACCCAAATAAAAAGACAAATACCAACAGAAGGCAAATAGATCTACCCCGCACACTAAACTCTCCTTTCGGTAGCTGGCTGCCATTTCAGGCCCTATAGCTTTGCGTCCCTGGCTTTCGCCAGGTTTGCCTTTATCGTTTGACAGTTCAACGAGAGGATTCCTCCCTGTTACTTGTCAACTTAATTATACCACACAATAAGCTTTTGTAAACCATATAAAAGCCCGACTGATTTGATCAGCCGGGCAGACAGACATTAATGATTCTCTCTTTCAGCCTTGTATTCGTTTATGATCTTTTCTGCAATCATCGCAGGAACTTCCTCGTACCTTGTGAATTCCATTGTGAAGCTTCCTCTTGCCTGAGTCATGGCTCTTAAGTCTATTGCATACTCAAACATCTCAGAATGAGGTGCCTCGGCAGTTATCTTTTGTGAACCGTCAGCCTGCTGCTCCATTCCAAGGATCCTTCCCCTTCTTTTATTCATATCGCCCATAACATCTCCCATGTATGCTTCAGGGATAACTATGTCAACCTTTACGATCGGCTCCAGAAGAACTGGCTTTGCAGCCTCCATACCCTTCTTGAATGCAAGCTGAGCAGCCAATTTAAACGCCATCTCGTTGGAGTCAACGTCATGATATGAACCGTCAAACAATGTAGCCTTAACGTTAACTACA
This region includes:
- a CDS encoding transglutaminase-like domain-containing protein — protein: MRGRSICLLLVFVFLFGFSTSSFGDASYDIIASGKGTAMIESALYGPDMRIMVEKSGENYVYPLTRAGEAIPLQLGEGLYTIKILKNIEGNRYQVIGTESVHSIGDPSYIESAQPVYWSGSLKLTELSNALRLSEKTDTEKLSAVYSYITGNISYDFDKINTLKADYIPNIDDTIDSGKGICYDYAALFAGLMRLNGIPTKLVKGYRIDLAAYHAWNEVLIDGKWHLIDTTYDAAYKSAGIEREMLQDPVDYTKTKEY